From Nicotiana tabacum cultivar K326 chromosome 22, ASM71507v2, whole genome shotgun sequence, one genomic window encodes:
- the LOC142176594 gene encoding psbP domain-containing protein 6, chloroplastic-like has translation MRFSTHTHTNMAFSSVKPLSSIFSNSDPPLFTSAKTQQSLKKNNIDLSLSRRDFMNVGLCVMPLVLSPPPPPSIAREVAVGSYLPPSPTDSSFVLFKATPKDTPALRAGNVQPYTFILPPTWKQTRVANILSGNYCQPKCAEPWVEVKFEDEKQGKVQVVASPLIRLTNKPNATIEDIGTPEKVIASLGPFVTGNTLDPDELLETSIEKRGDLTYYKYVLETPYALTGSHNLAKATAKGNTVVLFVVSASDKQWSSSQKTLEAILDSFEV, from the exons cacacacacacaaacatgGCGTTTTCTTCAGTGAAGCCATTGTCCTCAATCTTCTCAAATTCAGATCCACCATTATTCACATCTGCAAAAACCCAGCaaagtttgaagaaaaacaaCATAGATCTATCATTATCGAGAAGAGATTTCATGAATGTTGGACTTTGTGTAATGCCACTGGTCTTATCTCCTCCTCCTCCGCCTTCCATTGCTCGAGAAGTTGCAGTTGGTTCTTACCTGCCTCCTTCTCCTACTGACTCTTCTTTTGTTCTCTTCAAAGCCACTCCTAAAGACACCCCTGCTCTTCGTGCCG GAAATGTGCAGCCTTACACGTTTATTCTTCCTCCAACCTGGAAACAAACTCGTGTAGCTAACATATTATCTGGAAATTATTGCCAACCCAAATGTGCAGAGCCGTGGGTGGAGGTGAAGTTTGAAGATGAAAAACAGGGTAAAGTTCAAGTGGTGGCTTCTCCTTTGATCCGTCTCACAAACAAACCTAATGCAACTATTGAAGACATTGGGACCCCTGAGAAAGTTATTGCTTCTCTTGGTCCTTTTGTCACAGGAAACACATTGGATCCAGATGAACTCCTTGAGACTTCTATAGAGAAACGTGGTGATCTAACG TATTACAAGTACGTTCTTGAAACTCCATATGCTCTTACTGGATCGCACAACCTAGCAAAGGCAACGGCGAAGGGAAATACTGTTGTCCTCTTTGTGGTCAGTGCCAGTGACAAACAGTGGTCTTCATCACAGAAAACTCTAGAGGCTATTCTTGACTCCTTCGAAGTGTAG
- the LOC142176593 gene encoding F-box protein CPR1-like yields MSDQTTTIMNLPLSIMENILLNLSPKTIFICRSVCKSWLNLISLPDFSKLHLSKSHANLFIYFSQSSWGELPSTSVFKFVNFEDTPRYHNFIYEPNLDLDMKPNFPDVDFSLVGSIHGLVCLFRMHCDSGLDDVYIFNPTTREYITLPEVKGLRKYPNLVTYGFGLDPVRMEYKVVRIYQVETHDPAKGAYYTSEVQVYTLGTGSWRSIGNVKLCFGCRDFGVYLNGKLHWLVGDVDGNESICFIDMQDELSHTFSTAPGFNKENCPNLLNLGVLGNHLCICDNNAESHLDVWVMKEYGVTSSWSEEIVINITPEWNWIC; encoded by the coding sequence atgaGTGATCAAACAACAACCATTATGAATCTACCACTCTCAATTATGGAAAATATTCTCTTAAACCTATCACCAAAAACAATCTTCATTTGCAGGAGTGTTTGCAAGTCTTGGTTAAACCTAATTTCACTGCCTGATTTTTCCAAACTTCATCTCTCAAAATCCCATGCTAACCTTTTCATCTACTTTTCTCAGAGTTCCTGGGGTGAACTTCCCTCAACAAGTGTTTTCAAGTTTGTAAATTTTGAAGATACACCTCGTTATCATAATTTCATATATGAACCAAATCTTGACCTCGACATGAAACCCAACTTTCCAGATGTTGATTTCTCTCTAGTTGGCTCAATCCATGGTCTTGTTTGCCTATTCCGTATGCACTGTGATAGTGGTCTTGACGATGTTTATATTTTCAATCCAACTACTCGAGAATATATCACTCTTCCTGAGGTTAAAGGGCTAAGAAAGTACCCAAATTTAGTCACTTATGGCTTTGGGTTAGATCCTGTGAGAATGGAATACAAAGTGGTAAGAATTTATCAAGTAGAAACTCATGATCCTGCAAAAGGAGCATATTACACATCGGAAGTTCAAGTGTACACTCTTGGGACAGGGTCTTGGAGAAGTATAGGCAATGTCAAGCTATGTTTTGGATGTCGAGATTTTGGGGTATATTTGAATGGAAAGCTTCATTGGTTAGTTGGAGATGTTGATGGAAATGAGTCAATCTGTTTCATTGACATGCAGGATGAGTTATCTCACACCTTTTCCACTGCTCCTGGATTTAACAAAGAAAACTGCCCAAATCTTCTAAATCTTGGAGTGTTGGGAAATCATCTTTGCATATGTGACAATAATGCAGAAAGTCATCTTGATGTGTGGGTGATGAAGGAATATGGAGTGACAAGTTCTTGGAGCGAAGAAATTGTCATAAACATAACACCAGAATGGAATTGGATTTGCTAA
- the LOC107772662 gene encoding protein-tyrosine-phosphatase PTP1-like has protein sequence MDTAGKPLSSAATKSFDFSDDSVPKRVVLSPDQQRCCLEALKVFKDKRFSAPEKIRQEFMILQATRMRASEMKSRCSVALDSVNISKNRYTDVLPFDNNRVVLDPCKDYRPSASGYINASFIKISENVSQFIATQGPLPHTFEDFWEMIILHHCPVIVMLTQLVDNYKTVKCGDYFQADGGPRRFGNICIVTKWIKTSQTSLILRCLEVNHIESKEPPLCVLHIQYPDWPDHGVPKDTLAVREILKQTSSVPPSLGPIVVHCSAGIGRTGTYCAIHNTIQKIMVGDMSALDLINTITVFRSQRIGMVQTMEQYLFCYDAIIDELEDLISDTNAEESS, from the exons ATGGATACCGCCGGTAAGCCCTTGTCGTCGGCGGCCACCAAGTCTTTTGATTTCTCCGACGATTCGGTTCCGAAGAGAGTGGTTCTATCTCCTGATCAGCAGCGTTGTTGCTTGGAAGCACTCAAAGTTTTTAAGGACAAGCGGTTTTCTGCTCCCGAAAAAATCCGCCAAGAGTTCATGATTTTGCAg GCAACTAGGATGAGAGCTTCAGAAATGAAGAGTAGATGCTCAGTGGCTTTGGATAGCGTAAACATTAGTAAAAATCGATATACTGATGTTTTGCCAT TTGACAATAACAGGGTTGTTTTGGACCCATGTAAAGACTATAGGCCATCAGCTAGTGGATATATAAATGCAAGCTTCATTAAG ATATCCGAAAACGTGTCTCAGTTTATTGCAACACAAGGTCCGCTACCGCACACTTTTGAAGACTTCTGGGAAATGATAATCCTGCATCACTGTCCTGTGATTGTGATGCTTACCCAATTGGTTGACAATTACAAG ACGGTCAAGTGTGGGGATTATTTTCAGGCAGATGGTGGTCCTAGAAGATTTGGCAATATATGTATTGTCACGAAGTGGATAAAGACGAGTCAGACTTCATTGATTTTGCGATGTCTGGAGGTGAACCATATTGAG TCAAAAGAACCACCTTTGTGTGTTTTACACATTCAATACCCCGACTGGCCTGACCACGGAGTTCCAAAGGACACTCTTGCTGTTCGTGAAATACTGAAACAAACATCTAGTGTCCCACCCAGTCTTGGACCAATTGTAGTCCACTGCAG TGCAGGTATTGGTAGGACTGGTACATACTGTGCTATCCATAATACCATCCAAAAAATAATGGTTGGAGATATGTCTGCTCTAGATCTTATTAATACGATAACTGTTTTTAGGTCTCAGCGAATTGGGATGGTGCAGACCATG GAGCAATACCTCTTTTGCTATGATGCCATTATTGATGAACTTGAAGACCTCATTTCAGATACTAATGCAGAAGAGAGCTCATAA
- the LOC107773121 gene encoding ABC transporter G family member 1-like: protein MAPIELGDIGIGKDEEEELNNSKSSSNSDGVFLTWNDLWVTVSNRKLGGSKNILLLQGLTGYARPSELLAVMGPSGSGKSTLLNALAGRLDFSTRQSGDILINGHKQKLSYGTSAYVTQDEMLIATLTVKEAVYYSAQLQLSDSTTKSEKKRIAEKSIKEMGLQDAMNTRIVGISGGEKKRLSICMEILTQPKLLFLDEPTSGLDSAASYYVMNRISRQRFGKTIIASIHQPSAEVFNLFQNLCLLSSGRMVYFGPASAAIEFFASNGFPCPPLQNPPDHFLKTINKDFDEDIEQGSSAGRKPTEEVVDLLINSFESYYKVQNHVVEICQRGGEVLEKRSHANFTTQCLVLTRRSAVNMFRDLGYYWMRLATYIALALGIGSIYYDVGTSYRSIEERGFMVAFIVSFMTFMAIGGFPSFVEDMKVFQRENLNGHYGCFAFVISNTLSSIPYLLLNSLVPGAIAYFITGFQSGFGHFSYFTLILFTCMMIVETLMMNVAAIVPNFLTGIVIGAAIEGLMILTGGFFQLPDKLPKPFWKYPLYYISFQKYAYQGMFKNEFEGLKFVDYLNGNNQTMSGEDVLRDRWQVEMTYSKWIDLAILVVTLILYRLVFFLIIKTNEKVMYAVKRSISDLSNKNRQIMTQSVAASPFHGLTSSSEIPTNNV from the exons ATGGCACCTATAGAGTTAGGAGATATTGGAAttggaaaagatgaagaagaagaattgAATAATTCAAAGAGTAGTAGTAATAGTGATGGTGTGTTCTTGACTTGGAATGATTTGTGGGTTACTGTCTCCAATAGAAAATTAGGTGGCAGCAAAAACATACTACTACTTCAAGGTCTCACTGGCTATGCTCGCCCTAGTGAACTCTTAGCCGTCATGGGTCCTTCTGGCTCTGGCAAATCTACTCTTCTCAACGCTTTAGCTG GACGATTGGATTTCAGCACAAGGCAGAGCGGTGATATTCTGATCAATGGTCACAAACAAAAACTTTCTTATGGAACATCT GCTTACGTGACTCAAGATGAAATGTTGATAGCAACACTAACGGTTAAAGAAGCAGTTTACTACTCAGCGCAACTTCAACTGTCAGATTCCACGACAAAATCAGAGAAGAAACGAATAGCAGAGAAAAGTATAAAGGAGATGGGGTTACAAGATGCGATGAACACAAGAATTGTAGGAATCAGtggaggagaaaagaaaagattaAGTATTTGCATGGAGATTCTAACGCAACCAAAACTTCTTTTCCTTGACGAACCAACCAGTGGCCTTGACAGTGCTGCATCTTATTATGTGATGAACAGAATTTCACGTCAAAGATTTGGAAAAACCATTATTGCATCCATACATCAAcctagtgctgaagtttttaaccTCTTTCAAAACCTGTGCCTTTTGTCCTCAGGAAGAATGGTATATTTTGGTCCAGCTAGTGCAGCAATTGAG TTTTTTGCATCAAATGGATTTCCATGCCCGCCTCTTCAAAATCCGCCAGACCATTTTCTGAAAACAATAAACAAAGACTTTGATGAG GATATTGAGCAAGGCTCATCAGCTGGAAGAAAACCTACCGAAGAAGTAGTGGATCTTCTCATAAATTCATTTGAGAGCTATTATAAAGTTCAGAATCATGTTGTAGAAATATGTCAACGG GGTGGTGAAGTATTGGAAAAAAGAAGCCATGCCAATTTCACTACACAATGTCTAGTGTTGACAAGGAGGTCAGCTGTGAACATGTTTCGCGATCTTGGCTACTATTGGATGCGATTAGCTACTTACATCGCCCTTGCTTTAGGTATTGGCTCCATCTACTATGATGTTGGCACGAGCTATCGTTCAATCGAG GAAAGAGGTTTTATGGTGGCTTTCATTGTTTCATTTATGACATTTATGGCAATTGGTGGGTTCCCTTCATTTGTGGAGGACatgaag GTATTTCAACGAGAAAATTTGAACGGGCATTATGGATGTTTTGCTTTTGTAATAAGCAACACACTTTCTTCTATACCATACTTGCTATTAAATTCATTGGTTCCAGGAGCTATTGCCTATTTCATTACTGGATTTCAAAGTGGATTTGGCCATTTCAGCTACTTTACTCTGATCCTCTTCACTTGTATGATGATAGTCGAAACCCTAATGATGAACGTTGCAGCAATCGTACCTAATTTCCTCACTGGCATTGtaataggtgcagcaatagaaggATTGATGATATTAACAGGTGGTTTTTTTCAATTACCTGATAAATTGCCTAAACCTTTTTGGAAGTACCCATTATACTATATTTCCTTTCAAAAGTATGCATATCAAGGTATGTTTAAGAATGAATTTGAAGGGTTAAAGTTTGTGGATTATTTGAATGGAAATAATCAGACAATGAGTGGAGAAGATGTCTTAAGAGATAGATGGCAAGTAGAAATGACATACTCAAAATGGATAGATCTTGCCATTTTGGTAGTAACGTTAATTTTGTATCGTTTGGTGTTCTTTCTGATAATCAAGACAAATGAAAAGGTTATGTATGCAGTGAAAAGATCCATATCAGATCTAtcaaacaaaaatagacaaatcaTGACCCAGTCCGTAGCTGCCTCACCTTTCCATGGACTCACTTCATCTAGTGAAATTCCTACCAACAATGTATAA